One Tetrapisispora phaffii CBS 4417 chromosome 3, complete genome DNA segment encodes these proteins:
- the ERG27 gene encoding 3-keto-steroid reductase (similar to Saccharomyces cerevisiae ERG27 (YLR100W); ancestral locus Anc_8.289), whose amino-acid sequence MSGERKIAVVTGTNSNLGLNIVYRLIEKEDPNINLTIVVTSRTLPRVRETIDEIKKFVEKLNRPADVDYDYLLVDFTNMISVLNAYNDLKKYKAIHYFFANSALALNEGIDWVAATKQSLTAPLEAVTSPNYRIQKVGVKSKDGMGMVFQANVFGPYYLIQKILPQLSAGKAKIVWISSLLSKPEYLSFEDMQMIKSDITYEGSKRLVDLLHSATYKDLASRSITQYLVQPGIFQSNSFNQFLNVFTYYGMLLMFYLARYLGSVWHNIDGYRAANSPVYVATLSDDTIKDQMLKYGSATSWDGNGFIKTQEIDTTGAEDVRKYIEDLKLEWDEKLKDQIVNTRIPI is encoded by the coding sequence ATGTCTGgtgaaagaaaaattgcAGTGGTTACTGGTACCAACAGTAATTTGGGTTTGAATATTGTATATCGTTTGATTGAGAAAGAAGATCCTAATATTAACCTAACTATTGTCGTTACATCAAGGACATTGCCTCGTGTTAGAGaaacaattgatgaaattaaaaaatttgttgAGAAACTTAATCGTCCTGCTGATGTTGATtatgattatttattagTTGATTTCACCAATATGATTAGCGTTTTAAATGCTTACaatgatttgaaaaaatataaagctattcattatttttttgctaACTCTGCTTTGGCATTAAATGAAGGTATTGACTGGGTGGCAGCTACAAAACAATCTCTTACTGCGCCTTTAGAGGCCGTCACAAGTCCTAACTATAGAATACAAAAGGTTGGTGTAAAATCAAAGGATGGAATGGGTATGGTTTTCCAAGCTAATGTATTTGGTccatattatttaatacaaaaaattctGCCTCAGTTATCGGCAGGTAAAGCTAAAATTGTTTGGATTTCaagtttattatcaaaacCAGAATATTTATCTTTTGAAGATATGCAAATGATTAAATCTGATATAACTTACGAAGGTTCAAAGCGGTTAGTTGATTTATTACATTCTGCTACATACAAGGATTTAGCTTCTCGTAGTATTACACAATATCTTGTCCAACCTGGTATTTTCCAAAGTAATTCATTCAATCAATTTCTAAATGTTTTCACCTACTATGGTATGCTATTAATGTTTTACTTAGCAAGATATTTGGGATCTGTCTGGCATAATATTGATGGTTACAGAGCTGCCAATTCACCAGTTTATGTCGCAACCCTTTCAGATGACACTATCAAGGATCAAATGTTGAAATATGGCTCGGCAACATCTTGGGATGGAAATGGGTTTATTAAAACTCAAGAAATTGATACTACTGGTGCAGAAGATGTGcgtaaatatattgaagaCTTAAAATTGGAATGggatgaaaaattaaaggacCAAATTGTCAATACTAGAATTCCAATTTAA